AAAAACGTTTGTGGTTGAAGAAAAGTACCTAAGTAAATGCTGGCTTGTTGAAAATTTAAAAACGTCTCTCCATCTAGTTTGGCTTTTGCGCCATCATAGCGTAAACCTAGATCTTTTTTACGCCATTGATAACTCCCATCAACACTAATTTGATGTAAGGCTAAGTCAAAAGCATCAAACTCTTGGTAATCTTGTTCATTATAACGATATGAAGCCGCTAATTTCGCTTTATCATTGATTTTCCAAAGTCCGGTAACCGCTGCGGTTTTTTCCAAGCCGCTATCGCCTTGTGAAGAAACCTCATCAAGCTCATCAACACTCAGCGCAGAGTTACTGATAATACCTAAAGAAACCTCACCTTTAACACTTACTGGCTCTGACGTTGCCGCCGATAGTTGCATACTTATTGCACACGCTAAACTACTTAAAATATATTTCATCTCAATCACCTCAAATAAAAAAGCGCCAGGGTTGCTGGCGCGCTTAAAGCATTTTTTAAATTTATAATCCAATATCTAAGTTATTTACCAAGCTATTAGTGACTTCAGCTGCCGTTGCTGCAGCTAGCTCGGTGTTAATTTGCTCAGTAACAACATTGTTGATCTGGCTATTAACGTTTTCAGTGATTGCCGTTTGAGTATTTGAAGTGATGGCATCGGCAACATTAGCGGTCACCGTTTGCTCAATGACTTGCGTAGTTTGACCTGCAGCATCTAACGATACGATATTTTGCACATTACTTGATATTTGCTGAGATACTTGCGACGTGTTAGCAAATGAATTGGCGTTATCAATAGTAGGGTTTAGGGCCACATTTTCAGGTGTTATCATCGTTTCACTAGGTACAACTTCTTCAGTTTCTTCTGCTGTGCCATTTTCTGGTAAGGCTAACAAATTTGCACTTGTTGTTTGGCTAAGTGACTGACTCAAGCTTGATGCTGTATCTACTAAGGTATTGTTTACGACATTGCCTGAAAGTTGAGTGGCTACTGCTGAGCTGTTAACAAAAGAAGTAGCGCTATCAATATTTGGATTTAATGCGGCAAGTTCAGGTGTTGCTAACGCTTCGTTTGATGTGATTGCGTCAGACTCTTCTGGTACTTCACTTTCGGGTAACGTTGGAAATGCTATGCTTGTTACTTGATTAAGTGACTGAGCTAACGTTGCTGTCGCACCAGAGATAACACTGATATTTTCGCCAACATTATTTGATAGGCTATTGTTCAACTCACTATTGTTATCTAAAACGCCTGCAGTACTGATATTCGTTGCGTTACTCGAAGGCTGATCTTCATTTTCGTTCGGCGCAGACTCTGAAGCATTCGCTTCCTCACTGTTAGCCTTAGCTTGCGTATCGCTTTCAACTGAAGTATCAGATTGTGTCGACATTTGAGCTGAGTTATCAGAACTATCTACTTGCTGAGAAACTTTAGTTTCTTGGTTAACTTGGGTGTTTTGGCTAATTTCAATATCAGCGGCTTGCGCGATACTTACCCAACAACTCATACCACTTAATACCAATACTTGTGCAATTTTATTTAATTTAGTCATGTTTGCTTCCTCTAATGTCTGTTTATGTTAATGACACTGAGATAACGGCTAACGTGTGATATTTATTCCAAATTAATTTAAAAAATAGTTAAAACTAATTTTTTATTCATATATTTCAATAATTAAAAGTAAAAAATAAACCAATAAGATTTAAGAACTCAGTACCAGAAAGTATTCAACATTGAACCAGCCTTTTTAAGCTTTGATTGCTAGTTAGAAAACTTAACCAAACAAGGGGTGATGTGGTCGTTTTCATCGATGAAAACAGCAATTGTCACTCTTTTAGCTGACATTGAGGGTTTGTTGATATCAGAAGCTATATTCTTAAATGAATAACAATCTTCAAAGTAACGCAGGAGTAGTTATCAAAATGGTTAGGAACGACCAGTTAACCGAGTAAAATTTATTTTATTATTGAACGAAAAAAAGGCCTATATAGGCCTTTTTTAATTCAATTACTGTCAACCCATACTAGGACGGGTCAAACTATAATTAACAATCGTCATCTTCAGCGTCTACGCCTTCTTTAACTTCTTCACAAGCATCTTCAATGGCGTTACTTGCGTCTTTTTTCATTCCACCAAATTTATCGCTAACACTGGTTTTCATTTCATCTAACTTATGACCCGCATCGCTTGCCATTTCACTTACTTTTTCGCCAGCACCTTCAATCGCTTCACCAGCATCTTCTTTCATTTCACTTGCTTTTTCGCCCGCGGAATCAAGTGCGTTACCGGCATCTTTTTTCATTTCATTTAGTTTATCACCAGCATCTTTAGCCATATTGCCAGCACCTTTAACGGCTTCTTCAACTTTGTCACCTGCTTTTTCTGCATCTTTTTCACTACAAGCTGTTAAGCCAAACATTGCGACAAAGAAAATAAGTGTGGTTGATAATTTTTTAATAAAAGTCATGTGTTTTTCCCTAAATTTTTGGTGGTTTGTTTTACCACGAATTGTATTGATAATTAATGAGATAACCAACAATACAACGAAAATAAAAAATATAATTTTAGCAATACCCGCTGCTGCGCCAACGATACCACCAAAATCGAATATTACTGCAATAATAGCAACAACTAAAAAGTGAATGCCCAACTTAACATAATATATTTCTCAAATTAATAAGTTACAAACTACACATACATAAGCGTTTTTTGTACCAATATATGCTTTATTTATAACCTACTGAAAAATATTAACTAACGAGAGCTTCTCAATTTCATTATAGAACAGTAACTATATAAACAAGTGAAATATTTACCTACATAACTTGAATAAATGTTCAGATAGGCAATAAAAAAGGCCTATATAGGCCTTTTGATGTAATTATCGAATTAACGCTTAACAGTCTGTATCTTTAGCGTTTACACCTTCTTTTGCTTCTTCACAGGCATCTTCAATAGCATTGCCTGCATCAGTGGCCATATCGCCCATTTTATCACCTGCATCTTTCATAGCATTTCCAGCGTCATGTGCCATTTCATCTACTTTTTCACCCGCTGTTTCCGCTTTGTCGCCAGTACATGCGGCTAAACCTAATACCGCTACAAGTGTGATCATTGTTGTTGATAATTTTTTTATAAAAGTCATAATTTTTTCCTTAAATTTTTGGTGATTTACCACGGATGGCATTAGCGATTAATGAGATAACCAATAGTACAACGAAGATGAAGAATATAATTTTAGCAATACCTGCTGCTGTTCCTGCGATACCACCAAAACCAAATATTGCAGCAACGATCGCAACAACTAAAAATGTAAGTGCCCAGTTCAACATAGTATTCCCCTTGAATTAATTTAGTTTCAAACTACGTAGTACTTAATGCTTTATTCGTGCCAAACCTAACAAATAACTTAAGTCACTGTTAATAATCATTATTAATATAATTTAAAATTATTAGCTTTATAACTTTATATTATTCTATTGAAATTTTTACAGACAAGTTTGTATAACTTGCAGAGGTAGGAATCTCATCATGGTTGTTTTAATTAAAGTGGATCAGGGCTGTTGATGTGTTTTTACAACAAGATGATTATGCTGGTAGATAATGACTTTTTTATTTATTTGTATTGGTATAGTTAATATGGCATTAACAAACTAAATAGATAAAACCTTTATATAATCTATAAGTATCATCGCGACTTTACACTGATATTATAAAATTTTATTATCAATTCAGTGAATAAACCTAAAAAAAAGCCCATATAAAATGGGCTTGTTCTTACTGCATTGTGTCTTTCGTTGTTAATGACAAATTAAAAGTCGTATTTAAGCGTAATACTACTTGTTCTGCCATTAATCGTTCTTGCTCTGATAATATCATTCGCAGGAATGTTACCTTCTTCAGCTTCTGTTATACCTGTAGTGTCAAACAGATTATTAACATTTAAAGCAATGCTAAACGTGTCTGAAAGGTAATATTGAGCGAAGGCATTTACTTGCGTGTAGCCATCAAATTTAAGGATATCGTCTGCACTTTGATCACCACCATCTTGCGCATAAGCTTCTGAAGTACCTATTAAACTAAGACCCGCAGAGCCTTGCTCAAAGTTATAGCGAGTAGTAAGTGAATAAACAAAGTCAGCTTGTCTTCTTGGAGTATTTCCCACTGAAGCTGAGTTAACACCGTCTTTGGTGATTTCTGCATCAGTCCAAGTAACATTACCGCGAATGTCAAAATCACCAATGTAGTAAGCACTTTCTAACTCAAGACCATATGATTCATATACACGGTCAAAGAATTTTTGGCTTGTTGCTTCAAAATTTTGCTCTTGTGTTTCAGCAAAGAAAGCCGTCGCAAATACCGATAGTTTATCTTGGCGAAACTTAATGCCGGCTTCGAATTGGTCAACTTCATCAACAGCATCTTCATCGGCTACTGAGCCATCAGCTGCAATTTTACCGAAAGCTAAACGGTCAGCATTAGCGGTACCGCCATGGCTTAGTCGGCCAAAAACAGCTAAATCGTCATTTACAATGTAGTTAGCACCAATTGAGTAAGATGTGTAACTCCAATCATAATTAACAATAGAAGGCGCACTATTATTTACTGAAGATACGCTCATTTCAGGCACTGATATCTCGCCGTCTCTGTTCATGTCTATTTCAGATTGCACTGCACCAGCATATGTACCTGTGGCTTCACCACTGTCATGACGAACACTTGCATCGATAGTAAAATCGCCAAAAACTGAGTTAATGGCAATATAAGGTGCTGTTACATCATATTGAAGGTCGTAGTTACGTGTACAACAGTTGCCCCACGCTGGAACACCATAAGCAATTAAACCACTATCAGAAAAGCTTGTACCGTCAGCCGCTGCAACATTAACAAGTGCTGCGTTGTCGCCTTTCACTTCTGATAAATAAGAATTCCAAAGCCATGATTGCTCGATATTTTGTAATGACTTGTAATAACCAAAAGTGATGTTGGTATCACCAATAGTTTTTAAGATTTTTAAGTCATTAACCATAAAATCTAAGTTGCTCATTTCAACATCAAAGGTATGAATACGCATTAAGTTAGCGCCAGTATAAGCACTACCTTGTTGAGGCCCATTAGCATAAGTCAATTGCGCGCCTGTACCCGCTAAGCTATCAGCAAGTGTTTGGCTATCTTGAATGCTTTCAGGAAATGGCGAGGTAAAACTACCTTTCGTACTTGACGTTCTAAATCTGTTTTCAATCGACCAGTCATTACCTAAGTCAAATACAGCTTCTAAACCAACAGAGTCAACCGTTGGATTCATACCATCACGCATGTCTGCACGGCGAAGGTTGCCATTACCGTCAGTGCTCAATATTGAGGTGAAATATGCCGAATGAGGCGTATCAGATGAAGGGTCGAAACTACCCACTGACTTGCCATTTGAACTGGCTGGCATGGGTAAGTAAGCAATGGTTTTATCATCCAAATACTTGTAATAAAGTCTCACGTAACCTTTATCAAATTCTTTAGTAATGTTGGCTTTAATTTGTCCGCCTTTATTACCGGTATAACCCGCTTCTCTTGGTCCTTCACCTTGACGATAGAAACCACCAAGATGGAAATACATGCTGTCGTTTAGCTCGCCGCCAAACTCAAAATCGGTACGGGTATGATCATAATCTAAACCAATGGTTGTCGCTACGCTGCCAGAATCAGACTCACCTGTTTTACTGATGATATTAATGATGCCGCCTGGAGCATTTGTGGCGAGAGTAGAGGCTGAGCCACCACGAATTGATTCGATTGACGACATTGTACTATCAAGTCTAAGAAAAATATCGGCATTACCAAAAGCTATATCACCAAATTGTAAAATGGGTAATCCATCTTCTTGTAATTGTAGAAATTTTGCGCCACCAGCAGCTACAGGAAGACCACGTACAGCAATATTTGCGTTACCTTCACCACCAGACGATTCAGAACGAATACCAGGGATTGATCTAAAGGCTTCGGCTGAACTTCTCGGCGTTGTTACTTCTATTTGGTCAGCAGATAAGCTACTTACTGAGACACTTGATGCCATAACTGTAGAGCCTTTACCTGCAGCACCCGTAACAACTATTCGTTCAAAATCTAAGCCTTTTTTTTCTACTGCGGCTTCATCGGTTATTTCTGCGGCACTTAAGCTTGAGCATATAGCTAAAGTTAATGTGCTCAATAGTAATTTTTTATATGTGAACTGTTGCATTTGGTCACCCCATGTTGCTTTTATAGTATGTTTTTAATTATTAAAATAGTTATGTTTGATACTGCAATTAACTTAATCGATTAAGTTAATTATTATTTAAAATGTGATTACTTTGCAAGCACTTTTTAAATTTAATTTTTGTATTGTTATTATTTATTGATAACTAAGATGATTTTTAGATAGAACAACTAGCAGCTTTTGTTGGTTTATGAATTGTAGATCAATTTTGAATAGCTATACGTCTTAACTCAGTATTTGCCTGGGGCAGTTTATTCAAATACAGTTCTTTTACTATACAAGCTTATTGATTACTTAAGCTGTTAACGAATAAAGGGCATAAGTAAATTTTCACTTATGCCCTTTATATTATATAACCTTGCTAGCTTAGCTGCGACGCTCAGCTAAATCACATTCAATTTGTGTTAATTGAGCACGGTCAATTTTATAGAAAAGTATCAACACGGCTCCCAACAAAAAGAATACGGCGGGCAATATATTAAACATGTAACGAATACCTTCAATTGATTCAGATGTTTGGGTTTGATTAGCAACAAAACCAAATGCAGCAAGAATAAAACCCGGTAATGCACCACCTACAGCAGAGCCAAACTTCAATGAGAACATAGAAGCTGACACCGTTAAACCTGCACTATTGTTACCTGTATTCCACTCTCCGTACTCTACACAATCGGTATACATGGTGAATAACAAGGTGATTGCAATACCAAAGGTAATAATCCCTAGGGTGTGAACTATAGTTGTAAGTGCGACATTATCTGGGGAGATAGTAAAGCCAAAAAACAATAATATTGCATGGGAAAAATTAGTAACAAACATTAATTTATGTTTCTCAAAGCGTGCGACCAGCATAGGGGTAATCAGCGCACCAAATAGCTGCCCTAGTAAACCACATGAAATAATAAATGTGGTTTGATCCATCCACAAAAACACATTACTTCCGTCGTCATTCATATAGTATTTGGTGTAATAAGCGATTGACGCAAAACGTGCAACCAAGCCAACAACAACAAAAACCCCAGTACCAACCAGTATCAACCAAGACTTGTTCTTTAATAAAGTTGATATATCATCTTTGATACTAGCCTCATGCTTTTTAGGCATTACTCTTTCTCTGGTAACTGCAAAGGTATACCAAAAAACGGCGACGGAAAGCACTGCAAATAAAATGATAGTTAAGCGAAAACCAAGTAGCTCATCGCCACCACCTAAAAACTCAACTAAAGGCTTAGCGGAAGCCCCAACCACTAGCGAGCCTATTGAGGCAAAAATAAATCTAAATTGTGCCGCTTTAGTCCGTTCGCCTGATTCAGGATGAATAACCGCCATGAGCCCTGAATAAGGAACATTAATCGCGGTATAGGCCAACATCACCAATGAATAAGATACGTAAGCAAAAATTAATTTACCGGTGTCACCAAATTCAGGCCCTAAGAATAAAAGGTAACCAAGCAATGCATAAGGAATTGCCATCCAAAGCAAGTAAGGGCGGTACTTACCCCACTTAGTGGTTGTGCGATCAGCAAGTAAGCCCATTGCAGGATCACTAATGGCATCAATTACTTTTGTCACTAATAACATGGTTGCTGCCGCAGCAGCAGAAATACCGTACACATCCGTGTAATAATAAAGCAGGAACAGCGCAAAGAACCCCATATAGAAGTTTGAAGCCATATCTCCCATGCCATAACCTACCTTTTCTTTAAAAGATAATGGCTCCGTATTAAATTTTGTTGTCATAATTATAATCCCCCAAACTACACTCTTAACACCACACTAAGCAAAGGTTAACAGCACAGTTAACGCTTTGTAGTGTGTATATTTGACCATGCAATACAATTGATTTTTATTGTTGATAGTTTTTAAGCTAACTGAGCCAAAATTATAAAACGCTTTATCAAATAAAGAAGCAAATGCATATAGACTCGCTATATCCTATTGATTTAATAAAGGGCTTTTAGCAAAATAATAGCTAAAAATTAACACCTTACTCAATGCGTATTCTATTCTTATCATCTTAACAACTTAAAAAATAAAAATTATTCTTGATTAAAGTTGCATAGTATATAAACATAAGCCTTAATCGATTAAGATGCAACTTGAAATTAAATGGTAAAGTTATGAAAAATAATGTTCAGCTAATCACCTACATTGATAGGTTAACCGGTTCAGACACTAAAACATTAAACAACATTTTAAATGATCAGCTAGCAGATTTATTCTCTGGTATTCATTTATTGCCATTTTATTTCCCTATTGACGGAAGTGATGCAGGTTTCGACCCGATAGATCACACCCAAGTTGACAGCCGATTAGGTAATTGGAACGATATAAAAGCATTAGGTGAAGGACATGAATTAATGGCCGACCTTATTGTTAATCACATGTCGGCTAAGTCTAAAGAATTTAAAAGTGTATTACAGCATGGTCAAAAATCTCCGTATTGGGATCTGTTTTTAACAAAAGATAAAGTGTTCCCTGACGGCTTAAGTAAAAGTGAAGCAGACAAAATATACCGCCCTAGGCCTGGCAGTTGCTTTACTAACTTTGCGCTACCTAATAATGAAAGTGCCGATTTTTGGACAACGTTTACTGATAATCAAATAGATATAGACATTACATCAGAGAAAGGTAAAGAATATTTAATTCGTATTTTAAAAACATTTTCTGAAAATAATATTAAAATGATCCGCTTAGATGCGGCAGGTTATGCGCTGAAAAAAGCAGGCACCAGTTGCTTTATGCTAGATGAAACCTTTGAGTTCATTGATGAGCTAAGTAAAGCAGCAAATGATTTAGGTATTGAAACTCTAGTAGAAATTCATTCTTATTATCAAACTCAAATTGAAATTGCACAGCGAGTTGACCGAGTATATGACTTTGCTTTACCGCCTTTAGTGTTACACAGCATTTTTACTAAAGACTTTACTGCACTAGCAAAATGGTTAAATGTTTCACCCAAAAATTGTATTACCGTTTTAGATACACACGATGGCATCGGTATCATTGATGTGGGACCTATGAATGGTAAACCAGGCTTACTCAGTAATCATGAAATTGATAATCTCGTGGAAACTATTCACCTAAACAGCGCTGGTGAGAGCCAAAAAGCAACAGGAGCCGCCGCGAGTAATGTCGATTTATATCAAGTAAATTGTACTTATTACGATGCACTTGGCCAAAGTGATTTTGACTATTTAGTTGCCAGAGCTATTCAGTTTTTTGCACCTGGAACACCGCAGGTATATTACGCAGGTTTGTTGGCTGAGAAAAATGCCATGGACTTATTATCTAATTCGAATGTTGGTAGGGATATTAATCGTCCGTACCTTGATATTACCGATATTGAAGAAGCGCTAAAGAAACCGTTTACCATAGCGATGATCGAACTTATTCAATTACGTAATAATTGTGCAGCTTTTAATGGTGAGTTTTCGATTGTCAGTGAAAAATCCACATTGAAAATGTCGTGGAAATACGAGCAGCAGAACATCACGCTAATGGTTGATTTAGTAGAAAATAACGCACATATTGAAATAAATGAAGATAATAGCTCTCGTACTATCAGCTTAAATAACCTATTGAACTTGTCTTAAGTAATGATGTATTACATATAATGCTAAATAGATATTAATACAGCGTTTTTTATATTTTAAAATCAGTAGTATACTAATCAGTAACTCTATAGTTGCTGATTTTTTATTAAAATAACGGTAAAAGGTAAACATGATTGACAAGAAAGTTTGGACGCTTAAAAGTGTTGCTAAAGAACTGGGTGTATCAAATGCCACCGTTTCAAATGCGTTCAATAGACCTGACCAACTATCCAAAAACAAACGCATTGATATTCTGGAGTCGTGCAAAAAATTAGGATATTCAGGTCCAAATAAAGCAGCCCAATCGTTAAGAAAAGGTCAGTCTAATATTGTGGCTTTAGTGCTGCCTGATAGCCTTGAATATATGGTAACAGACCCTGTAGCAAGTGACTTTGTTAAGGGTGTGTCGTCGGTTTTAGAAAAGAATAAAGTTAACTTACTTTTGTTTTCAGGTATATCAGATAACATTAATTCTGTTGCTGATTTTGTTGATGGCTTTATTTGTTATGGCTCACCTAGAAATCCTGAATTAATAGAACAGCTAAGAGTAACCTCGAAAAAAGTCGTCACTGCCGACTTTGATATAGACCGAAATGCTTCTGTTGGAATAGACAATGAAAAAGCGGCTTATGAGATTGCAAAACTGGCTATTAAATCAACCGATGATGAAGTTGCTATATTAGGCTTAAGGCTACTAGAGTCAGATCTAACTTGTCGTGTATATGAATTACCCACATCTAGTAATGCTATGTGTTCTATCTCTCATCAGCGTTTAAATGGCTACAGACAAGCACTTAAAGATTCGAATGTTAATTTAAGATCAGATCGTGTTTGGAATCTTCCTAAAAGTAATCATCATTTTGCATTAATTGCGGCTAAAGAAGCACTAACATCAATCCCTCGTCCTGATGTTTTACTTTGCATGAGTGATATTATTGCCTTGGCGGCAGTTAAAGAAATTCACGCAATGGGTCTTAAGGTTCCTGAAGATATTAGAGTGGTTGGCTTTGACGGAATTGATGAAGCTTTACGCTCGACACCACCAATAACTACTGTGCATCAAAATAGTGAAGAAAAAGGCATTAAAGCTGCTGAGCTCTTCATTAATAGAGCGACTAACTCAGTTGTGATTTCTTATCATATAGAACATGGAAAGAGTTGCTAACCGGCTATCAAAAACATATCACATTAGCAAACAGCGAAGTGAAAGCACTTCAAGCATTTACCGCTTATGGTGCCACTGCTTTTTGGCGTCATCAAAATTTCAATTATGTAAATGTAGATGAAACAATGAAAGATCACTATCAGGCCATGCAAAACATAGCGATTGATGTGTTAAAAATACCAAGTGACGAATTTAAGAAAGAATTGGCTATTTAATTGAAATAGTTTTAGGTGTAGCAAATAAGTTGACTAAAAGACTATTGCTCGCCTAAATTTAAATTTTCTATATTGATGCTTTAACTCACATTCATAACTTAAATCGAAAAACCATTAACAAATCAATGGCTATAGTTATAACGTTTAATTTTCGTAATGTCGGTGAAAATAACTATTTAGGCAAGTAATAAATGTAGTCGTTTGAGCCTGAAGTCGAATACGTTCTATAGGCTAAATGACTTATTCGCACTAAAAAAGAAAGATACTTTTAGAGGTTTGATGCGCTTTTTATTTTATTCAGCTCTTTATTTACTTTATTAATATTTATCGTTCCCTTTCTAAATGCTAAATACACAGGGAGTTCATAACTCTTAATATGATGAACATCTACCCTAAAATTAGGGTGTTGAGTTTGTAATAAGTATTCAGCTACAGTTTGACTCATAACAATTGCATCGACTCTTTCTTCCACTAGCATTTCAAATAAAATGTCATTTGTCGGGAATTTATGAATAGTTGCCTTATCTAGTTTATGCAAGCTTGGGATATCCAAATGAAAATTTATACCTCGATGTACACCAACTATTTTGTTAGATAAATCTAAATTCATATCTTTATCGCCCTTAGGGGCAAATATTGCAATTTTTGTCACATGTGTAGGTATGCTTGTGTAGTCTAAATATTCCTCCCTATGAGGAAATTTTCCTAATGAAAAAAAACAATCATAATTATTCTGTGGTATTTCTGTTTTTAACCTAGCCCAAGGTAAATTAACAATTTCAATGTCGATTTTAAGACTCTTGGATAGCGACTGAATTATATTTATATCGGAGCCAGTAAATACTTTTTTTGAATTATCGAAAGTAGAATAAGGAGGGTAATGGGTTGTAGCACATATATATTTTTCAGTGCCATTAGCATCAGTCGCTGCTATTAAAAGGTATAGCAAAATCACAGGTAATATAGGATTATTTTTTAACATAGGCTAATAGTGCCAAAAAACTTAATTAATTATATCTTTATTATATAACCAAAATTTGGATTAATACTGGAATTTCTAAAATTTATTAATCTAAATTATAAATAATCGTAACTTTCACTTACTAAACGGCAACCACTATCTTTTAAAGCCCAGATTGCCTATTTATGTCATTTTTCGCTTTCTCGGTTCTTTTGCCGTACCCCTTTGACTTATTTACGACAAGACTTAGCCTATGCTGACTAAGTTCACGGGTACAGTTCCTCTATTTCTTAGCTAAAGGACTAGCAACCAATAAAGCTTAAGCTATTGAAATATAGTACCTTACCTATTTTATATTTGTTTGAACGTTATTGATATCAGACTTTCAATAACGTTTAGCAACTTCAAATCCCTTATTATCTAAACAAAATATTGACAGGGTAGAACGTTTACTCTACCTTTAATGTAGAATAAACATTCTACCTATAGAGTCCTAATGCTTAGAGAACAAATTACTGTCAGTCTTGAAAACTCGTTTAGCCAATATGGTTTTGCTGAACCAAGCGTTGCTCAACTGAAAAATGCATGCAAGGTCAGCTTACGAACGCTATACAAGCACTACCCATCTAAAGAAGCGATGATCGTAGGTGCGTTAGAATATCGTCATCAAAGGTACCTTACTTTTCTACTTAACGACTCACCTGCTCGTGGTATTGAGTCAGTTTTACATATTTTTAATAAGCTTGAACTATGGATGAATGAATTTGCACCACATGGTTGCTTGTCAATGAATGCTATTGCTGCCTTTCCAGATAACGATCTTATAAATAAAGCAGTTAAAAAGCACAAAGAAGATGTTCTTCAGTTTCTAGGCCAACAAAGTAAAAGAAACGATCTTGCGATGGTTATTTTTTTACTTCATGAAGGGGTATCAAGCGCATGGCCAGTGCTAGGACGAAAAGCTGTTACATCTGCACAAAACACGCTATTACAACTTTTAAAGGAGGATAAATAATGACTATAATTCCTAAGAGAATG
The Colwellia sp. Arc7-D genome window above contains:
- a CDS encoding TetR/AcrR family transcriptional regulator, yielding MLREQITVSLENSFSQYGFAEPSVAQLKNACKVSLRTLYKHYPSKEAMIVGALEYRHQRYLTFLLNDSPARGIESVLHIFNKLELWMNEFAPHGCLSMNAIAAFPDNDLINKAVKKHKEDVLQFLGQQSKRNDLAMVIFLLHEGVSSAWPVLGRKAVTSAQNTLLQLLKEDK